caactgggggctcacgcccctAGGGAAGCTGGCGAGGTTCGGCAACGGCGGCGAGGGGTCTTCGTCCGCTCCGCTTCCCACTACTGTCGCTCCTGGAGAGGAGGCTGTTGTCGCGAGCGCGGTGCCGCTCCTTCGGCCGTGCAAGTCAGGGTGGTTGGGTGCTACGCCGCTGGTAGGCAAGGAGCCGGCCGAGGCGAGCGCGAGGTCTCGCTGGATGCAACATAGCGCTCGCCAAGGGGCAGTGACGGTGATGGCTAGTGCGCCAATTTCTCCTTCCTCCTGTGAGGAAACGAAGAACGCAAAGACGATTGACGCATGAATAATAGAGAAACAATAAGAGTAACAACCCGATATAGAGAAACAATTGGAGGATTATCCTCTTAATTATCTTATTTTTTATTGATCATCTTCTCATATTTTTTTTATGTTAAACAAGAAGTCAAAATCATTGATATGTTGATTCCAGAGCACAAGCAGTCAAGCACATGCAcaaacagagcttggctctggtggttaggtcccttgtggtggaaccagcccacccaggttcaagtcctagacttgacatgggtgtttgcattacctggatttattccaggatttaatcggcgctatgctttcagtggtaggtgacgtgcccgtcaacagcgaggcgccagtggtgacttcgtcaacctcaagatatgccggctcagttcctcggaggtgctcataggggtagggtgtgcgtgcgtgcgttcataggggtgtttgtacgtgcgtgcttgtgagcgtctgcgttgtactgtgttctcaaaaaaaaaaaaaacatcattGTGCGCCAAAAAGAAAATAAACGAAAATGCTAAACTGAGCCTGTAAAGGGTCAACACAAAGCCCAAAATAACCTGCCAACACAGCGTCCAGCGGAAGTGAGCCTGGAGGAAAACATCGTCGCATCTTCTCGCCGGTAGGGAGCTCGCCGCGCCGGCCACCGCGGCCGCCGGGGGTGGATCCCTGACGCTGGACGCACCACCCCGCCTCGGGGGTGGGGCTGGGCTGCCCCGCCGCTGCAGATTACGCCGATGCCTCGGCTCTACTCCAGCACGCCGATGTCCCgcatccgcctccgcctccgccgccgcttgTCCTCCTCCTCCAACTCCACCTCGCTGGCCTCACCCTCCTGCTCTCCCCAGGCCGCCTTTGCTTCGGCCACAGAGCGCGTCCGGGCTGGCACGCTCAGCCCAGAAGACGCACACCACCTGTTCGATGAATTGCTACGGCAGGCCACTCCGGTTCCCGAGCGCTCTCTGGATAGCTTCCTCGCCGCCCTCTCCCGTGAGCCAGAATCTACAGCCTGCAGAGATGGCCCCGCCCTCGTCCTTTCCCTCTTCAACCGTGTCTGTCGAGCAGAAGCCGGCATGCGGGTGGCGCCGCCCACAATCTTCAGGTACGGCATCCTCATGAACTGCTGCTGCCGCACTCGCCGCCCGGAACTAGGGCTTGCCTTCTTCGGCCGCCTCCTAAGGACAGGCCTGAAGTCAAATGAGACCATCACCAGCACCCTCCTCAAGTGCCTCTGCTACGCAAAACGGACAGATGAGGCAGTGAACCTGTTGTTTCATCCGATGCCCGAGCTCAGCTGTGTGCATAATGCCTTCTCATACTCTATTGTCCTGAAGAGCTTATGCGACGAAAGGAGGAGCCAGCGAGCGCTTGACCTGCTGCAGATGATCGCAAAAGAAGGAGGTACCTGCTCCCTCAACGTTGTGGCATATAACACGGTCATCCATGGTTTCTTTAAGGAAGGAGAAGTAGGTAAGGCATGCAATCTGTTCCATGAAATGATGCAGCAAGGGATCGTGTCAGATGTGGTCACGTATAGCTCGGTTATTGATGCCCTGTGCAAGGCCAGAGCAATGGACAAGGCAGAGTTGTTCCTTCGGCAGATGGTTGACAACGGTGTTCAACCAAATGTAGTGACATATACTGCCATGATTCATGGATATACCACTTTGGGCCGGTGGAAGGAGGCAACTAAGATGTTCAGAGAAATGACAAGGCAGGGTCTTATACCAGATACTGTTACTTGGAACTCATTCATGGCCTCCCTTTGCAAGCATGGAAATACCAAAGAAGCTGCAGAAATTTTCTATTCCATGGCTGCCAAGGGCCAGCAGAAGCCAgatatcttctcatactctattCTGCTTCACGGGTATGCCTCTGAAGAATCCTTTGTTGATATGATTAATCTCTTTAATTCAATGGCAAGCAATGGTATTGTAGCCAACTGCCATGTTTTTACAATATTAATTGATGCATACGCTAAATGCGGGATGATGGATGAAGCTATGCTCATATTTACCGAAATGCAAGGACAAGGAGTGAGTCCGGATGCCTGCACCTATTTATCTGTAATAGCTGCACTTTGTAGAATGGGTAGGCTGGATCATGCTATTGACAAATTCAATCAGATGATTGCTATGGGAGTACAGCCAAACGCAGCTATTTATAACTCCTTGATTCAGGGTTTTTGTTTGCATGGTGATTTGGTGAACGCAAAGGAGTTGGTTGCTGAAATGATGAAAAAAGGTATTCCTTGTCCCAACATTGTATTTTTCAGTTCAATAATGAACAGCCTATGCAAAGAAGGAAGGGTTATGGATGCACACAATATCTTGAACTTGGTTATAGACGTAGGTGAGAGGCCTAATGTTATTACATTTAGTTCACTGATTGATGGATACTGCTTAGTTGGCAAGATGGAGGAAGCATGCAGAGTACTTGATGCCATGATATCAGTTGGCATTGAGCCTGATGTTGTTACATATAGTACACTTGTTAATGGCTATATGAGAAGCGGGAATATAGATGATGCGTTAATTATGTTCAGCAAAATGTTGCATAAGAGAGTTAAACCTACTACTGTCACATATGACATCATACTGGATGGGTTATTTCGTGCTGGGCAAACTGTTGCTGCAAAGAAAAGGTTCCGTGAGATGATCGAAAGTGGAATAACAGTGCACATTTCCACATACAGTATAATCGTTGCAGGACTTTGTAGAAATAATTGTGCTGACGAAGCAATCACCATGTTCCAGAAATTACGTGCAATGAATGTGAAGTTCGATATTGCAATATTCAATACCATTCTCAATGCAATGTACAAGGTTCGGAGAAGAGAAGAAGCTAAAGACCTGTTTGCTGCAATTCCAGCCAGTGGGTTGGTACCTACTGCTTCTACTTTTGGAGTTATGATACAAAACCTTCTAAAAGAAGGATCAGTGGAAGAAGCTGACAATATGTTTTTATCAATGGAGGAGAGTGGTTGTGTTCCGAGCTCTCGCCTTTTAAATGATATCGTTAGACTATTATTGGAAAAAGGTGAGATAGTCAAGGCTGGAAATTATATGTCTAAAGTTGATGGCAAGAACATCTCACTTGAAGCTTCAACTACTTCGTTGTTGATTTCTCTATTTTCAAATAAAGGGAAATATCAAGAACAAATAAAACTTCTCCCTTCAATGTACCAATTTTTTGATGGAGTCAGTTGATGCACTGGAGCAGCAGATAAAAGTTTGGCGTGGTTACTAGATCCTTCTCAACAATGAGAACATGTGTTCTCTTCCGTCGGCTCACCATGATCGAGCTGGGTGGTAGTGCCACTGTGGTGTTCCTGTCTGGTGCATGGCTACAAGGCGCACACTCTATGGACATCGCCCCTTCACACTGTCTCCACACACAAGGTTTGAATCCAACCCATTCTCTTAGTGATATATGCGATGCTAGTTTCCCTAGACCTTTTCTTTTATATTCTTCTCTTGCTGTTTTCAGATCTTCATTTTGTTGTTTATTAGTTAGTTGTCTGTGCAATTCTACACCAGGTCATTTGTGCTAGTTATTGAACTAGATTCCCTGGTATATCTAATATGACACAATACTGAAAAGCTACATGTCAAGGTAACCTAAAAAACTTTGCATGGTACCACTGCCActttttacttgttttggtttcAATGGGGGATATAATGAAGTAATGCACTAAGATTGAGTTGTCTTTCCTAGAATTGGGCTTCTGTTTCTGCTAGCTATTGCATCGGCAACAGCTTGTTGACGATCCGAAGTGCTCTCATCTTTTACTGCTGCTACTACTTAATTAAGGGCCTTCAACCTGTTTCTCTTGAGCTAGAGTACTGCTAATGTAACAGCAGCGTCACTCATATATGGGCTAACAGAGGCTTCCTCCTATAGCTGTATAGCTGTAGGCACATTACTACAAGCTCACAGTCTGTCTCAAATCCCTGGGGTTTCACCTCTGAGAAGAAGGGTCTAGTTGCTCATAGTGCCTCCTCTTGTTCCTGATCATGAGCTTTGCCTGTTGATCAATCATGAATTTATCTTAAGTAAATAAAATCTAACTAAGCATTTTATTATGGCAAGTGAATCGTGTGCATTGCAAACAAAAGGTATGCACCCACTTAACCAAGATTTGACCATTTGATGCCCTAGTGGATCCATATCTCTTGATAGTTAGCCTGCCTGTTCTTATGTATTCTGGAGCACAGTACCCATTTTTGCCCATCGTTTGTGATGAGATGTTTCTCTTCTACCCAACAGGTATGAGCTTTGCTAGCTTGAAGTccgagagtttagggttttattcTTCATCATGAAGGATGTAGCATAATAGATCTCCGTAGATGACTGGCTGGTTGACCTTCTCATGGTGGTATGCGCACCTTAGCGCTTTTGTGGGCTATCTTCATCATTATATGCCATTTGAGTGATTTTAATATCACAAGTGCTAACTATAGTGGCACCAAGTTCATCTTTTAAGTTATTTTTGCATCTTGTAACTAAATGGATGGCGTTGACCGTGTTAGAAAATGATGCTGTACTGTACCGTACTGATGCTGTCTGAATATCTTCcacagtattttgaagctgaatgTGATGTGTTTGAATGCTGTCTGAATATCTTCCACAGCATCCTCCACAATTCGTACCAGATTCCACAAGGGTTCTCCAAACTGCGTTGAGACGGCGGGTTTCGCAATGGTGAACTCCCCTGGCTCCATCCTCCCAGACACTGTCTTCGAGCATGAATAGCGCGTCATATTTCACCACTGTATGGATCCTCAAAACCCTATTGCATGTCTGCTATTCACAAAACTGGTCCTGATGCCCACTAGGAAGTCTCTAACCCCTGTAACCGCAAACTAGAACTCTAGTCCTTGCAGGCACAATGCAGCAAGAGCTAGGGGTTGTGTTGAGCTGGTCACATTTCCTTCCATGCTGAATGATCCCTATGCCTGCTGGGAAATCTCCAACCCCTGTGCATGGCTGCTCCTACAAACTACTAGAACACTAGTCCTTGTGTGCACAATGGCAGCAAGAGCTAGGGGGCTGCATTCAGATTCCACCGTTTCTTTCCATCCATGCCGCCGAAGGGGATCCTGTATCCAAGCCAATGCACTCGTGtgaagtactccctccggttcatagtatctagacatattttagttctagatacatccatattgaattcaattaatatgaatcggagggagtaataaacTTTATCAGGTAGGAGGAGCATTTTCTTTATGCCTCTGTGATTTTTGTTAGCGGCTTGTCTGGGCTACCCATCAGTGTGTTTGACCCGAGTGacgcactttttttttttttttgaaactgacCCGAGTGACGCACTGGCTGTGAGCCATTGTCTGAACCTGGATCAAAACTGCGTGGTCATTGTTTGAACCCAGTGTTCCTAATTTTTCCCCAGCAATTTTAGCCCCGTGTCAGTTTAATCTGAATGTTAGCTTGACTGATGTGCTATttttgttagggcatctccagcggggcgacgcaaacggacgttttTTGTCTGTTTGCGTCTGCGTGGACAAAAAAcgccctccagcggggcgacgcaaaacgTTCGCAGTGTCCGTCCGTCCTGACGCAAACGtggaccaaatatgcgccaggattgcgtctctgcggacgcgtccgcgcgtccgtttgtgtccggttgggctgcatgcagccctctctctcctcctttaatcacgcatgcgcttattcctagccacacaaacataatctttccctctctctcctctctaatcACGCATGCGGTCAAATAAATGCGTCCCTGCCGCTGGAGAAGGGGCAGACGCATACGGACATGCGGACGTTTTTTATGTCCGTGCTCGACGCAAACGGATATaaatatgcgtcgccccgctggagatgcccttaggctggtgccaatgcctcACCTCACTATAGCCTGCCACGTCAGTttttttcctcactctcaccccactgtcaccccacggtgccagtgcacaggctatagtgccagctctcacttctctctcctccacatcaccatttctttttcagattaagttatttcactcgattttttgtagacattcaaaataatgcaagaaaattattttattcaactaaaaatgttaccgattacataataattaattaaattacataataaataaaaattctactcctcttcctcttcttcctgctcctcctcctcgtcgtcatcatcttCCAGACCAAGCTCTTTTTCCACCATCTTGATGGCCTTCGCATGTTTGCGCTTTTCTCCTTCGTTCATGTCGTCGATTGATCGGTCTttcattttgttccattgctTGAATAGCTTAGCCTTCACTAAACCCTTCATCATGTTCCTCATCGCGGAGGATTTACTTCCTACCTCACTGCTTGATGAGGAGTCCTTCCCCTTCCTCCTACCCTTACGTGCCGCGGCCTTGGCCCTATCGCGGCCCGTTGGACGCTCCTCCTCCGTCGTCGCCTCGCTAGAGCTGTACTCACCAGAAAGTCCTAGACGGCTTCTCTTGGAAGTGGACTCGGTTCCACTACCAGGACCATGTTGTCCTTTCCACTTCGCTTCATTGCGAACAGCTAGCCACCAGTGGTGCCGTCTGAACGGCTGAGTCACTCTTTTGTCATTCGCGTACCTCTCCATTGTCGCCTTCATGACCATATCATCGTCTGCTCCACTCTGACGTAATGCTGATTCTTGGATGTGGAATGCAttgaacagggacacctccttgtTGTAGGCATTCCAATGATCCTTCAGCTGCTTCGAGGTCCGATGACGGGCAGGATCCGAGGTAGAGTTGAAGGTTGCAGCTATCTGACCCCAAAAACTAGTGCCGGTCTTGCAATTACCGGCAACAGAGTCCTTGGAGTTAAAAAGCCAAGCATTAACCTACCCCGAAATAGATATTGTTAGTGAAAAATCCAAGCAAGAACCAACCCCGAAATAAATATGTGATGGGTAAGTAAAGTACCAGTTTTTCCTCTTCCGCAACAGTCCAGTCAAGCCTCTTTGCACGCGGTGGTACGATTGTTTCCGCGGCATTGGACTCGGAGCTTGGAGCGGGAGCTTCAGAAGGTGGTGGGGGGTACGAACCATATGGCACGTATGGATACGGAGGTGGAGGGTATGAACCGTACGAAGGTGGTGTGTAAGGAGGTACAGTGCCACTCCCGCTACCTGTAGGTGGAGCATTTGGAGGTGGTTGGGGGTATGGATACGGAGGCGGAGGGTATGAACCATATGGCGCCGGAGGTGGAGCGTATGGCCCATATGGCCCCGGTTGTGGTGTGCCGGAGGAGTATAAAACTCGGGGAAGCGGCAAAGAACCGACATTGGTGCGACGATGTGTCGGAGAGACATCATCTAGGTGTATCGGTGACCCGTCGGCCCCCAATAGATCCGTGAACGAGGTCAAatctggtggagtccaaccggacatggtggagaagatttgagagagtgaaggagatgaaatgggtgtggagtgagtgaaaccatatgggggtatttatagggggtggggatgaaattttagggttttttggctttttttggattttttgaaccagcaacggctaccccaacggctagctgacgtggacgaatgagatcgcgccacgtcagctagccgttacgCCCTCTCGCCTCTCTCCCGCCCCGCGTCGCCTGCCTCTCGCCTCGCCAGCGCGCCGCCCCGCCTCTCGCCCGCctatcgcctccctctcgcccccagcgcgggcggtagccgggcgggagcGGGCGATAGCGCCCGGCGCCAGCGCCGCCGCCCCGCGCTACCCTCTCGCCCCTCTCCCGCCTGCCTCTCGCCCCGCCTCGGGCGGTAGCGCCTCCACTACCGCCCCCAATGGCACCAGCCTTATGACAAAAGCAAATCAGGATAGCCGGTATCACATAATTTCTTCTTTATTTTCTGCAAAAAAAAAGCTGCATCCTGGGCACTGTGCCTTGGTTGATATACAAATGATTGTACTCCTACTACGGAGTACTTTTATTTGAGTCTGTTGTGATCCAGGGCATGTGAGAGACTGTAGGCACTCGCTGCCGTCCTTTTGGGCCTGCCTgccgctgcaggaaaggcacgtcGCGGCACTGCATCTGCAGCCGCCAGAATCAGACTAATGAATCCTCTGAGTACCAGTACTAAACGTCTAAACAGTAATCACGAGAGGACAAATGTCGGAGAGCGATCCTCGCTGAATCAAGTGTCCACACGCACATGAGCCAGTGAACCACGACCGACCAGACCATAATGAATCCGCCGGAAAGTCTCGCCGGCCGGGGGCTGCCTTGCCTTGCCGACGAGCTACTTAATAAAGGCCATCTGTGAAGAAGGTGTAGGTTGTGACCTGTCATGGCATGGAAGCTAGCTGATGGGCTCTCGAGGCGTGTCAGCAAGGTGAACATGCGATGTGAGGGTCTAACGGTAATCTGCAATATTAAGGCGTGGACCTACGTACCTGCCACCACCAGCTCAAGTTTTGGTGCAGATAACGCGATCTGATGAGCTTAGCGTTCACGTAGCTATTAGGCCGGTGCCAGCGCAGGCGGTAGCGGAGGCGGTAGCGGCGGCGACGGGGCGGGAGAGGGGCGGGAGGCGGCCGGGACTGGAGCGGCGGGCGCTGGCTGGCTcgcccggcggtagcgcccgctaccgcccggctgtcgcccgcgttggcggcgagatggaggcggGAGCGGGGCGGGAGGCGGGGCGGCGCGTTGGCGACGCGGGCGAGAGGAGGGgcgagaggtagaagaagagacctggtcggttttttttctttttttctttttttctttccttctttTATTCTTTAAATGtcagtttttattttattttctttccttcttttattttctttcctttttttacTCTTTCAGTTCAAAATACAAACACAAGTACACACTTGTCATATAGGCTATttagaaaaacaagaaacataatttgtatttttattaattattatgtaatcggtaacatttttagttgaataatttcttgcattattttgaatgtctaaacaaaatcgagtgaaataacttaatgtggaaaagaaatggtgatgtggaggagagagaagtgagagtggggactatagcCCATGCATTGGCAAGGTggtgtgagagtggggtgagagtggggtgagagtgagagaaaagctgacgtggcggggcgggagtcgggcggtgcattggcaccagccttaccACTCCAGATTGTTTATTGAACTTTTAACTTTGCCTTCTGAAACTTTCGACGATGGGAATGTATATGTTGTGAATTTTGGAACTTAGACATTGACCCCTCAACTAACAAGGGAAGAGCGGGGGCATGCACAACGGCCATCGCACATGACCATGAGGAGAAAAGAGAGGAAGGATGTGTCAAGGTCTCAAGGTCTCGTGTTCTTTCTACTTGTGCAAAATCACTGCCACTCCATCGAAACTTGGCGGTGTAAAGAGCATATGACCAAGTTTTAACATCTTTTCTGAAGAAAGAAACGACGGGCAGATGTTGACGCTGGTAGATTGATCTCCCTCTTTTTTTGGGTGAGATTGCGAGAGGAGGAAAAGACAACAACTTTCGGCTCTAGCCCCTAGGCCTTCTTTGCGGCCTCCTATTTTACATACATCCATGATTTAGCTATCACCACTCTCGTTCTCATCTGTTCTCATCGTCCGCGCTGGACGGATCGACGCTCTACGGCCCTGGAGCGAGAGGGCATGCGCCCCTCTCTGACGACAACTTGTTGGGTGCGGTGCGATGATGCTCGGTGGTTTCACAAGAAGGCGTGGTGGCATCTCTAATTATTAGTCTTGGGGTGCTTATTCAGGGTGTGTCTACTCTTAATAATTTGTTTTGCTTatctttttttcgaattttcaaggggggggggggggggggggaatgaaTCCCCACCTGAATATATTCCAAAGTTGCCTATGAGGCTTTTCAGCCTCTACAAGATAGGTTCAAATGAACAGAATACACGGGGGTTACAGAgaggagaagaaaaagaaaacacaCACACGCCAACAAAACACAAGAACAGGGAGAAGGAAAGGCCACCCCGCAAAACCTTGGGGGACGGTTGATAGAAGAGAAGACTCATCGCGACCCAAGCTCGGTGGTCACAAGGAAGAGCCTGACTGACACGGCGGAGGGACCCAACAACGGCACTGCACCATCGACGTAATCGAAGGGCGGCGCGCATCCGAGACCACACTACGCACCGACACCACCTGTGTCGAGGGTGTGGCCGAAAGGTCGCGCGTAGCCGAGACGACGCCACGATGCCTGTGTGCCGCCGGATGGAGCCGAAGGGCATGGAGCACCCACACCGCACGCAGGGGTCACCGCCGTAGTCGAAAGACAAAGCACCACCGAGGGCAACCCCAACCCCCCTGGGTCCGATATACCCGAAGGGTAGGCTAGCCGAGA
This Lolium perenne isolate Kyuss_39 chromosome 1, Kyuss_2.0, whole genome shotgun sequence DNA region includes the following protein-coding sequences:
- the LOC127325747 gene encoding uncharacterized protein; protein product: MPRLYSSTPMSRIRLRLRRRLSSSSNSTSLASPSCSPQAAFASATERVRAGTLSPEDAHHLFDELLRQATPVPERSLDSFLAALSREPESTACRDGPALVLSLFNRVCRAEAGMRVAPPTIFRYGILMNCCCRTRRPELGLAFFGRLLRTGLKSNETITSTLLKCLCYAKRTDEAVNLLFHPMPELSCVHNAFSYSIVLKSLCDERRSQRALDLLQMIAKEGGTCSLNVVAYNTVIHGFFKEGEVGKACNLFHEMMQQGIVSDVVTYSSVIDALCKARAMDKAELFLRQMVDNGVQPNVVTYTAMIHGYTTLGRWKEATKMFREMTRQGLIPDTVTWNSFMASLCKHGNTKEAAEIFYSMAAKGQQKPDIFSYSILLHGYASEESFVDMINLFNSMASNGIVANCHVFTILIDAYAKCGMMDEAMLIFTEMQGQGVSPDACTYLSVIAALCRMGRLDHAIDKFNQMIAMGVQPNAAIYNSLIQGFCLHGDLVNAKELVAEMMKKGIPCPNIVFFSSIMNSLCKEGRVMDAHNILNLVIDVGERPNVITFSSLIDGYCLVGKMEEACRVLDAMISVGIEPDVVTYSTLVNGYMRSGNIDDALIMFSKMLHKRVKPTTVTYDIILDGLFRAGQTVAAKKRFREMIESGITVHISTYSIIVAGLCRNNCADEAITMFQKLRAMNVKFDIAIFNTILNAMYKVRRREEAKDLFAAIPASGLVPTASTFGVMIQNLLKEGSVEEADNMFLSMEESGCVPSSRLLNDIVRLLLEKGEIVKAGNYMSKVDGKNISLEASTTSLLISLFSNKGKYQEQIKLLPSMYQFFDGVS